The genomic segment TCCCACCCGGGTAATGGTTTGCGTTTCCAGTGCCCTGAGCAGGTTAGGCTGCATTTCAATGGGCATTTCTGTGACTTCATCCAGGAATAATGTGCCATTTTGTGCCAGCTCAAATACGCCTTTCTTTTGGTTGATTGCGCCGGTAAAGGCGCCTTTTTCATGACCAAATAATTCGCTGCCGATCAGATCTTTGGCAATCGCGCCACAGTTCACAGATACTTGATCACCGCTGCACTGGCTGGCATTGTGGATGGCCTTAGCAACGACTTCTTTACCTGACCCACTTTCTCCCATTAACAATACGTTGGCATTGGTTTTAGCGACCCGATCTATCATAGTAACCAGCTTTTTCATGGCGGGCGAGTGGCCGATCAAGCAGCCAAAATGACGCTCAAAGGGATCGGTTTGGGTATGATGAGTGGCGGACTTTTTGTTTAATACGCGCTTCACGTCATCGGCTTCAATGGGCTTGGTCAGGTAATTGATTTGCTCGTCGCACATGCTGGCCAGTGCTGCTTTGACCGAAGGGTGGCCTGTTATCAGGGTAATTTGTGCTGATAATTTAAGGCTACGTATGTGATCTATGAGATGTAAGCCACTGCCATCGGGGAGCATAAAGTCGAGGAACAGGTGGTCAAAGCGCATATCAGTAAGCCACTGTTTTGCTTCGTCAATACTGCCTGCGGTGTATACATCACAGCCTATAAATTCAATGATCCGAGCGGCGATAGTCGTAAATTCATGGTCATCATCAACCAGCAGAACGGTCTTCATTCGGGATCCTTGTTAGTTTGAATGTGTCGACTCTGAAGCCATGATCCACAAGGAAGCCTGATTCACTTCAATGTTAAGGCTGTCGGCACTTTTTACTTCACCATCAATACTATACTGTATTTGCTCTGAGTCTGCGTGTAAAGTGACTTGCTTGCAGTGGGCGTGTGAAACGGCACTTTCCTGTGCTGCTTTACCAGATACGCCGGTGGCGATTAGCTGTGCCACACTCAGCGCACGAGATGCAGACTCTGGCTCATGACGGATCAGCGTTAGATCCAGCAAGCCATCCTGATAATCTGGTTCACCACCTCCTTGCGCCAGCACTGTGGTTATGGGAGCTGCGTTGGCGACCACCAGACTGGCAATATCCAAGCTTTGTTCTGGCTGATTATCTGTGCGCAATGTTACGTGTTGTTTATGTCCATCAGAGAGTGCATTGATAAAGCCACTGATGTAGGCCAGCTGGCCACTGCGATTTTTTTCGCTGCGATTGGCGTGCTCAATCATTTGTGCCTCAAATCCAAAGGCGGCAACCAACAGGCCCGTCTCGCCGTTGCAGGTCATGGTATCTATTTGTATGTGATGTTCACTCAAAAGCACGTCACAGGCACTGCTGACAGGATCAACTTTACTGCGTATCCCCAGCAGTACGTGTGCCAGCGCATTGGCTGTGCCAAGCGGAATAAAGCCCAATTTACATTCACTGTTTACCAGCGCATGAGCAACGGCGGTCAGCGTACCATCACCGCCACAGGCAATCAGGCGCTCTGTGTCTTGACTTAGCTTAGCGGCCAGCGCTGCAACGTCTGTGTCCTGTTCGGTAAAGTGCAGAACAAGCGTATACTGGCTGCACAGCAGGCCAATCACCTGGTTGTCGTATAAGTGCCACTTTCCGCCACCCGAAACAGGGTTGATGATTATCGGCAGGCGTACGCTTGGGGCTTCATGCACGCGATGCATGAGCGAGCTAAGACGGCGGTGTTGGTAACGATTTAAGCGCGCTGTCTGGCGTTTGCCATTGATAAATTGCATGGCATCATCCACGGATAAGGATGGGTCCTGCAGCATCAGGTAAGCAGCAACGACAAATACTGAGCGGCCACGTCCCAGCGCACAATGGACGACTACTTTCTTGTTGAGCTGATGCATCACGGTAATCCAGTTCAGCGCATGTCGCAATTGGGTTTCACTGGGAGTTTGATGGTCCAAAATGGGTATATTCAGGTAGTACAAGCCTTGCTCTTCGGCAGACCAGTTCAGGCCGTCGAATTCGGCAGTAACATCCAGTATTGCTTCAACTTGTTTGGATTGCAGCATGGGGATATCACTGGGAAACAAACGACAGGCTAAAAACAAGTTGTCTTTCACTTCTTGTACCGGTGGCACACTGTCCTGGTATCGTTGCCAGGCATTATAGAGCTGCGCCCCTATAAAATAGGGTAGCAGCAATACTTTGATATAAAATGGTACTTGCCCCGTGGTGCGTTTACGGAACAGTTCTGGTCTGTCTAGCGCATAAGCTACGTAGACGCAGGCAATAGACGCACTGAGCCAGATAGATGGCAAAAGCATCAAGTTGTTCAGGTTCAATATGATTAGTGGCAGGGTAAACAGCAGTAAAACAAGATAGTAGTGCGCTGTGCTCATGAATACTCCTAATGTGAGAGACTGATAGACACTATTCAATTTTCATTCCGCTTTGCAGGCCCTTAAAACAGCGTCTCCAGACTTCAGCGTAGGAGGGTTTTACAGAGTATGTAAAATTTACCGGCCTGATTATGAATTAATTGCTTGATTCTGATCATTAAGAACAGGGCAATTTAGTTGGTGAAATATTCATGAAGAAAATCAAGCATAGTGCGCAATCTCGTTGGCATAAACTCGGTATGCTTATAGAGCGCGTACATCGGCAGTGTATGACCTTGCCTGTCTTCAAATAATTTAATGAGCGTGCCTTCTGCCAGGTGTGTATCAACCATCCAGCTCGGCATGGCTGCAACGCCTAACCCTGAAAGGGCTAATTTAACAATCATTTCCGGACTGTCAGATCTGATATATTCATTAACAGTGTAGTGTTTGTTATCTAACTGCCAGATATTAGAGGGATTACTGAGAGCATAGGTGATGCATCGATGGGTTAAAAGTGATTCGGGGGTAGATGGCGTGCCATTCAGCTTTAGATATTGAGGCGCTGCGAAGTAGCAAGCATCGTGGTCCAGCAACTTCTTTGCCTTAAGCCCCGAGTCTTTTAGCGCTGAAGCCCGGATTGCAATGTCTACGTCCTCATTTATCAGGTCTACATGCTGATCGCTTACACTTACATCCAGAGTCACTTTAGGGTAGCGGTGCATAAACTCACAAAGCGGATCTGCCAGACGCTGCGTTGCGAAAGCACTGGGTGCAGAGATTTTAATATGGCCACTGATCTGTGTTTGTTCATCACGGATCTGGTGCTCTATTTCGCTCATAGTGTCGAGCAGCGATTGGCTGTATTTAAGGTATGTCTTTCCTGATGTGGTTAGTGCAATAGCGCGAGATGTTCTGTGAAACAGGGTAAAGCCAAGGTGCTGCTCAAGCCAGGCAATTTTTTTGCTTACCGCACTTTGAGTCATATTGAGCGCATTTGCTGTGTGGGTAAAGCTTCCTCTTTTAGCCACTTCAGTAAATAGCCTAATACAGGTCAGTTTGTCCATGGTCATTCCATTTTGGAATACATTCTAGGTAAACAATACTATTCATTGAGTTTAATTGGAATGCTTTAATGCTCCTCCTTAGCCCTATTAGGAGGATATTGATGGTTATAATTGCTACTTTGCTGGCTGTTTTCTTTACTCTGGCTGGCTCTCAAAAGATTTTTGCCTGGAGCGCTGGTGTGTTCAAAATACAAAGTGAATTTTTCAGGCGATACGGGCTTGGCAGAAGGCACATGTATGGGATCGGTATCATTGAATCGGCCGCTGCCGGATTGCTAGCCTTTGCTATAATCGCTGAACAAGAAAAAGCTTTGCAGCTTGGCTCGGTCCTAATACTACTGACCTCTGTTGGTGCATGTTACTTCCACTTCAAATATGACACATTCAAAGACGCCATTGCTGCGATACTAACCGGGTGCGGTTCAGTTTCCCTGCTCGTTTGTGGGTTACTGTAGTTCGCTAATGGGCGCCATGATGGAGCCCATTATTATTGATGACTTTACGCTCTGGCCAATTTCTTCAACGCGGAGCGGGCTTTTTTCTTGAGGCGCTCACTAAGCGTTTCGGTAATGACCTCGTTCAATAGCTGTTTTGCAACTGTGGTTTTGCTGCGATCTATCGCAATTTCGGCCAGCCTGAATTTGACCTGGCTTTTATCTGGCATATCGTAGTAGTGCGAAGCTTCATCCAGATACTGCCTTAATGCCGCTTCACCCTCGTCATGGTGTTTACCCAGTTGCTGGCTGAGTACACCAATGAGCACCAGTGAATGGTTTCTGGCTTTCTCCTGTTGAGTGGTCGCTGTTTTCATGGTCGCAGCTTTGCGGAACTGGCGTAAAGCTTCTTCGCTCTGGTCAAGCTCGTGATATACCTGACCCAGAGTGTAAAAGAATCTAGGCTCTGCAGCATATTGTTTCTGTCCGATGGCAATTAAGCGAGCGAACTCATCATGTTCACCTGTTTTACCTAACAGATGCAAGCGAGTAAGGAAGGCTTCAAAAGGGGCGATTTTTTCTAATTCGTTAATATGTGTCAAAGCGGCCTGTTCATCGCCTCCAAACATAGAAGGGGCATTGATATAAAACTTGATCAGTGCAGTGCGATATTCCGTATTACCCGGGGCCAAATCCACAGCTTTGATAAACGATGCTTTGAGCTTTTTAATATAACCAGAGACACTGAAAATACTTGCCTGCTCGGCAATTTTGGCGACCACTTCAACATGGGCAAAATAGAGCTCTGGATTGTTCGGGTGCTGAGCGAGTGCATCTTCTATATGCTGTAGCGCAACTTCATCTTTATCGCTTTTCAGCGCAATACGTGCCAGAAGCAGCGGCTTGTGATAATCAGAGGTCTGCTGTTGCAGCAAAAGAGACTGTGCGAGGCGTAGATTGCCTTTTTCAAATTCTGCCCGACCCTGTTCAATACTGGCAGTGGCTGTAGTGCTGCAAATTAGCAGTGCAAGGGCATGAGTCGTGTGTTATTCATGTGTATGTTTCCTTCTAAGTATCTAAAATAAATAGTGTTACTTTTTAAGCTGTCGCTCAGTGAACGTACTGGTTTGCGACTTAATTGACGGGGCTTCCGATTGGGTGTGCGGCAGGGGCATGCCAACGGATGGCCGTCCAGGCAATGGATAAAAGTAAGCTAAGTTGAATGGCGGCCAGAAACAGGTAAAAGGGAGCGGTTTCCACACCCCCCAGTACAAACACAAAGGTAAGCGGGACGGCCACAAGGTTACATAACCGGTTTATTCGGTAGCCGAGAAACTGGGATAAAAAAATCATCATAATGGGAATTTCGATGAGTACGGCGCTGATCAGTAGCAGTGGCTGTGATAGTTTGACTGAGCCGGAATAGCCACTCATCAATGTCTCAATGACGCCAGGCGTGATAAAAGCCGAGACAAAGGCCAGGATATCGGCATAAATCATATTGAGCATCACCAGCAACCAAAGCGTTGCAAGTTTAATGCGAATACGGCCATCGGATATTTCGCTAGCGGTTGAATTTGGGTTTGTCATACGTGGTTCCTTAGTTCATATTGGGGTCCATGTAAAAAGGTTTGCCCGGCTGTATCCAGGTAGCACTCAGACTAACTGCTCTGAGCTAAGGCGTCGTCCCAGCGTAAAGGCGCGGACAGATTTGCGAGAAATGAAAATTAAAAGTAGCTAAAACAAATAATTACGGATAACTTTGTTTCAACTGTCAGGGGAGAGAAGTGGCTGAAACTATTGTGATGGTACTTACGGCGATGCTAATTGGGCAAGTTGCCTTGAGTGTACCTGTGTTGCTAATAAAGCAGTCAACACGCGCTTATCGAATACCGCTGGTGGTATTTCTCAGTGCCTGTGGCGTGCTGGCCCTGAATGCAATCGTGCCGGTTGTAATACCTGACTGGTATCAGGCGTATACGGTTATTGGTTTTCCTATGCTGTTTGTGCTTTGCCCTGCATTACGCCTTTATATAGAGGGGATCACGACACACAAAAGTCGGACTTTGTATAAACTGAATCCAAAAAAGTTCGTTTTGTTATGGCCCGCAATAGTGGTTTCAAGCATCATTGCTACCTTGCCATCACAACAGCACCGGGCACTTTTTGTTACCGATGAAATACCTACTGGGTTACATGCTGTGGTACTGGCTGGTGCGATGCTGGCCCTGATATGTGCCTGGCTGGTTGAATGCGGATTGACCATAGTGGTATTAATAAAACACCTGATGGTATTCAGAACTGAACTAAAAGCTCACTATTCTAACCTTGATGACCCCAGGATATTCGCGACAAAACGGCTTATTTTTATGGCCATGTGTATCTGGGTTTTAGCGCTGAGCTGCGCTTTTCTGTCCAGCCTGTTTGGACATGCTATATTGACGCTTAGCGCTGAAATACTGACTGCATTGATACTTACCTGGAGCCTGACCTTTTTTGCCATGCAACAAACCACCCCATTGCTTATTCCTGCTTTGGATAATGAGGTAGACAGGGTGAATGCTCTGGATAAACCAAGTAGCCAAGATACACTCAATAAGTACCATAAATCGGCTCTGGATAAGGACCGCTCCGCCCGGATAGTCAAAAAAGTCACCTCAGCGATGCAGGATGATAAGCTCTATCTGGATGCCGATCTGACGTTACAAAAGCTTTCCGATGCAAGCGGCGTATCAGCCAACTACCTTTCTCAGGTGTTAAACGAAACACTGAAAGTGAACTTCTTCGATTTTGTGAATCACTGGCGCATCGAGGCTGCAAAAGCGCGTTTACTGGCTAGTAAAGACTCAGTGCTACATATTGCGCTTGAGGTTGGATTTAACGCACGCTCTTCATTTTATAAGGCATTTAAAAAGGAAACGGGACTGACGCCGAGTGAGTATAGGCGAGTCGGCAAGTGAATAGCTAATAATGATGAGCCACTGTCTTGTAAGCCTGTTATTGGGTATTCTGACTAAATGAGTCACAGGGAAATTTTCTATCATTGAATGTAAATCATACAAAAGTTAATGTAATCATAGGTTTATGAATTTTACATCTTGAGGTTGTTTCTTAAAAGGGTATAATTGGCTGGATTTATTTCCCTCTTATGCTTCAAGGATTAAGTTTAGCTCATGGAATCGTTCCGTTATTTTTCCCGTCTCTTTTTTATTATTCTGACTATAAATACGTTGGTTGCGTGTGGTGGTAGCAGCAGTAGCAATGAAGCTCAGCAACCCACCTTAAAGCCGATGGTCGTTGAGGTCACAGGTAATAAAGAAGTCGCAGAATTAACTTCGCACACCTTAACCTCAAGTGTTGATAACTCCTCTGGCGCAGTAACTTATCAATGGCATTATGAATCAGAACTGGCGCTGGACGTATCGGACCTGACGCAGTCGAGTCTGACTGTAACCAGCCAGGACATTGAAGCAGATGGTGATGCGGTGTTTACGTTAACCGTAACGGATGAGCTGGACAGGACAGTGCAAGCCAGTCATACCATTGTATTCAAAGCAGGTGAGTCGGTGACAGTTTCAGTAGTCGGTCCTGAAAAGATCACAGATGCTGACACCGTGACATTTGAAGGGCAGGCTGACGGTCTGGAGGTGGTCAGTTATCAGTGGCAACATGACAGCGAGCTTGAGCTAAACCTCTCAGGGCAAGAATCAGCGGTGTTGACGGTGGCAACACCTACATTGTCCTCACCTGTGGTTGTGACTTTTACCCTTTCGGTGAAAGATGTACATGGGCGTACTTATCAGTTTGCACACGTTGTCACATTTGCTGCAAACAGCACCGGACCATCAGACTCCGAGCCAAATAAAGCACCCATTGTCAGTATTGAAGGGGCTGACCAAGCCCGTGTGCAAGATACCGTAATACTCAGTGCGAATGCCAGCGACCCGGATGGGAAGATTAGTCAATACCAATGGTCTTCAGATAGCAGCCTGCCACTGCAATTGTCAAACGTTCACACACCTGAGCTTAGCTTTACTGTTCCTCAGATAAATGAACCACAGACTGTTACCTTTACGCTTGTGGTCAGTGATGATGAGGCGCTGTCGGCTCAGGCTACCCATTTGGTCGAGTTACTTCCTTTCCCAAATCGTTCCCCTGAAGTGACCTTGGTGTCCCCATTGGAAGTGATGGAAAACCACAGTGTGACTATTACCGCACAAGCGAATGATCCTGACGGTGAAATTAGTCACTATGAATGGGGCTACGAAGGCGATGTATCACTCAGTATTGGTGACAATACGGGGGCCGAGTTGGTGCTCAGCCACATGGACGTCAGGCAAGACACAGAGCTGAACATATTTGTCATCGTGACGGATGACGACGGTGCTCAAAGCCGTACAGAGACAAATATAACAGTACGTGCTCTGCCGGAGGTGTCCATAAACGTAGGGCCACAAGCTCTCATAGAGCAGCAGCCTGTCACCTTTAGCGCGCAACTTTATGACCCTCATAACCGGGTAGCCAGCTATACCTGGACACATAACGGTAAAGACCTGCTAAGTGCTGAAGGGGATCTTAGCGAGCAAATGACGTTGCAAAGTACTGATATTCAGGAAGACTTACCTGTTACAGTAAGTCTTATGGTCAAAGATACTCTGGGTAATCAGGTACAGGCACAGACAGAGCTGACAATTCAGGCGCTCAAGCATATGTTGACCATTTCAGGTGAGGTATTTGCTAAGGAACTCCCCGTCAGCAATACCCAAGTGACCGCACAGGTTGACGACGTCGCGCAGACTGTGGCTGTCGATGAAGCAGGGCGTTACGTCCTGACATTGGAGCTGGATGAGTCGCAAGCGAACGCCATGATTGTATTAACAGCACATCAAGAGAATAACCCCATGCGTGCAGCGGCTTCTGTGTTGGGGGAAGTAAAGCACCTGATTGCGCTTGGGGGGACGACAAGGTCCTGACAGAAGAGGAGTTGTTTGCTGTCAATATCAACGCGGCAACGACTGCAGAATTTGCGCTACTGCAAAGCGACCTGGGGCTACCAATCACCCAGCAGCAATTGCGTGAAGCGCGTGCGAGTTTAGACCCGACTGAAAAACGCGCCCTAACGGGGCTGTTTTATGACTTCAGTCGCGTGTCTGAACGAAATTTAAACCTGCCCAATGGTTATCCGGATCTTGTCGCCCTGGCAAAAAATTTACGCGCCACCAAACGTCAGTTACGTCAATACCAGCGTGAATATGGTGAAGCCGCTGACAGAGTACGCCATCAGGTTGCCCAAAACCCAAATTTGTTCGAGCCTGCCACAGCGGTGCCTGAGGGCCGCTATTTGTTGAGTGAACTGAGCTATTTCAATGGCTTTGCTGCGTCGCTGACATTGAATGAGGACGGAAGCGGTGTATTGAACGCAACTGAAAGCGTACCTTTTAACTGGTCGCAGGTGGAGTCAGGTATCCTGCTTACACTCAGCCGGTCACTTGGCATCTATCGCAACGGGGTTGCTGCGCAGCCTGATTATTTTGCAGAACAATTACACCTGTCACTGAGCAAAGACCCGGATGGCAACCTAGCTGCAAGCGTGAGTATACCTGGCAGCCAGAGTGCACCATGGTACACCCGTATGGTAGCCTTGGATGATTTATCGGCGTATTCAGCAAGTGACTTTTTTGGCCAATGGTCAATGAGCTTTGCTCACTCTGCAAGCCAGGAACGCCACTATGACATAAACCTGTTTAGCGATGGTTCGGCGCGCGTTGAATCGGGTGCTACGACTGATTTCACACACTGGCAGCTTCAGGGGGCGCAACTTGAACTTACCCTGGACAATGCACCTTACCGTATGTACATACTCAGAGAGTTTCCCCTCGGGTACCAGCTGCTGATTGAGTACGACGGAGAACAAGGTAAAGTCATGGTGCCAGGCGTGATGGTACGCCATCAAAAAACCAGTTTCGACGAGCTTAACTACACTCGTACCTGGAACCTGCTATTCAGACAAGGTGAAAGCGAAGTTTTTAGCATTGATGAAGATAATCACTACCATTACCTCTGGCGTCGCAATGTTTGGGGTGACAAACAAGACGGCAAGCTGGTGCAGCAACGTTTTGAATTTGCAGGCATAGATACTCTCTGGTGTGATGTATCTTTGTTACAGTGCGAAGCCAAACTAACCGCCGCGTATCGTCTGCTGAGCGTTCACGGCGACCTAATCGCAGTGGAGTATGCAACGGCCAGCAATCCGTTGAGTGCTGGGGTGTCTAAACGTCAGCTGTATGTGTTCGAGTTAAGCGATGATGTGCTGAGC from the Pseudoalteromonas sp. R3 genome contains:
- a CDS encoding sigma-54 dependent transcriptional regulator, whose protein sequence is MKTVLLVDDDHEFTTIAARIIEFIGCDVYTAGSIDEAKQWLTDMRFDHLFLDFMLPDGSGLHLIDHIRSLKLSAQITLITGHPSVKAALASMCDEQINYLTKPIEADDVKRVLNKKSATHHTQTDPFERHFGCLIGHSPAMKKLVTMIDRVAKTNANVLLMGESGSGKEVVAKAIHNASQCSGDQVSVNCGAIAKDLIGSELFGHEKGAFTGAINQKKGVFELAQNGTLFLDEVTEMPIEMQPNLLRALETQTITRVGGAKPIEVNCRVVSATNRTLAEIAQKNVLREDIYFRLAVFPIEIPPLRARPQDIPLLSEFFVHQLNEEYKTQYQLTEQAHAVLAAHSWPGNIRELKHCIHRAFIMADPDTTTLMIDEIVSSPFASAQEPDVQAPSQAPATSATTLSAPVKVGETIEEVERKLIYQTLESVDGNKTLAAKMLGISTKTLYNRLNAYEQSTPEETK
- a CDS encoding diacylglycerol kinase family protein; translation: MSTAHYYLVLLLFTLPLIILNLNNLMLLPSIWLSASIACVYVAYALDRPELFRKRTTGQVPFYIKVLLLPYFIGAQLYNAWQRYQDSVPPVQEVKDNLFLACRLFPSDIPMLQSKQVEAILDVTAEFDGLNWSAEEQGLYYLNIPILDHQTPSETQLRHALNWITVMHQLNKKVVVHCALGRGRSVFVVAAYLMLQDPSLSVDDAMQFINGKRQTARLNRYQHRRLSSLMHRVHEAPSVRLPIIINPVSGGGKWHLYDNQVIGLLCSQYTLVLHFTEQDTDVAALAAKLSQDTERLIACGGDGTLTAVAHALVNSECKLGFIPLGTANALAHVLLGIRSKVDPVSSACDVLLSEHHIQIDTMTCNGETGLLVAAFGFEAQMIEHANRSEKNRSGQLAYISGFINALSDGHKQHVTLRTDNQPEQSLDIASLVVANAAPITTVLAQGGGEPDYQDGLLDLTLIRHEPESASRALSVAQLIATGVSGKAAQESAVSHAHCKQVTLHADSEQIQYSIDGEVKSADSLNIEVNQASLWIMASESTHSN
- a CDS encoding LysR family transcriptional regulator, producing MDKLTCIRLFTEVAKRGSFTHTANALNMTQSAVSKKIAWLEQHLGFTLFHRTSRAIALTTSGKTYLKYSQSLLDTMSEIEHQIRDEQTQISGHIKISAPSAFATQRLADPLCEFMHRYPKVTLDVSVSDQHVDLINEDVDIAIRASALKDSGLKAKKLLDHDACYFAAPQYLKLNGTPSTPESLLTHRCITYALSNPSNIWQLDNKHYTVNEYIRSDSPEMIVKLALSGLGVAAMPSWMVDTHLAEGTLIKLFEDRQGHTLPMYALYKHTEFMPTRLRTMLDFLHEYFTN
- a CDS encoding DoxX family protein, whose protein sequence is MVIIATLLAVFFTLAGSQKIFAWSAGVFKIQSEFFRRYGLGRRHMYGIGIIESAAAGLLAFAIIAEQEKALQLGSVLILLTSVGACYFHFKYDTFKDAIAAILTGCGSVSLLVCGLL
- a CDS encoding DUF6326 family protein, giving the protein MTNPNSTASEISDGRIRIKLATLWLLVMLNMIYADILAFVSAFITPGVIETLMSGYSGSVKLSQPLLLISAVLIEIPIMMIFLSQFLGYRINRLCNLVAVPLTFVFVLGGVETAPFYLFLAAIQLSLLLSIAWTAIRWHAPAAHPIGSPVN
- a CDS encoding AraC family transcriptional regulator; its protein translation is MAETIVMVLTAMLIGQVALSVPVLLIKQSTRAYRIPLVVFLSACGVLALNAIVPVVIPDWYQAYTVIGFPMLFVLCPALRLYIEGITTHKSRTLYKLNPKKFVLLWPAIVVSSIIATLPSQQHRALFVTDEIPTGLHAVVLAGAMLALICAWLVECGLTIVVLIKHLMVFRTELKAHYSNLDDPRIFATKRLIFMAMCIWVLALSCAFLSSLFGHAILTLSAEILTALILTWSLTFFAMQQTTPLLIPALDNEVDRVNALDKPSSQDTLNKYHKSALDKDRSARIVKKVTSAMQDDKLYLDADLTLQKLSDASGVSANYLSQVLNETLKVNFFDFVNHWRIEAAKARLLASKDSVLHIALEVGFNARSSFYKAFKKETGLTPSEYRRVGK